A genomic window from Desulfovibrio gilichinskyi includes:
- a CDS encoding ATP-binding protein gives MGHIIGKDIYRQLGQKVDNTTVRMPWSESLHVLLKSLYSPAQADIIVRMPYRPSSLSRIVKLTGIDQKKLQPMLEDMCCKGLICDMWEKDEYLYMISPFVIGFFEFTMMRTGGNLDSKKWAELFQSYMFGDRSFIDANFGDGQQISVMRALPHEETIRDVDHVEILDYEKASALIEQQNLFAVGLCSCRHEKMHLGKQGCDVTLETCTSMGDAAQFLIRNKFAREISRSEMEDILARSKDMGFTLSTDNVKHNAGFICHCCGCCCNLMQGIKFSGYPGMLVSSSFIAKCDLEGCAGCGLCASACPIDAITMIEKSDSDSASSSKIKKYAEINQKLCLGCGVCALKCKTGALQMDKRAQKVIHPEDSFERVILQSLERGTLQNLIFDNPNSRSESFMRAVLGGFLKLSPVKRGLMSETLRSRFLNALRCKK, from the coding sequence ATGGGACATATCATCGGAAAAGATATTTATCGGCAGTTAGGCCAAAAAGTAGATAACACCACTGTTCGCATGCCTTGGTCTGAATCCTTGCATGTGCTCCTGAAATCTCTTTACTCACCGGCCCAGGCGGATATTATTGTCCGTATGCCTTATCGCCCTTCAAGTCTTTCCCGCATTGTAAAACTTACAGGAATTGATCAGAAAAAGCTTCAGCCCATGCTTGAAGATATGTGCTGTAAAGGGCTGATTTGCGATATGTGGGAGAAAGATGAATATCTGTATATGATCAGCCCGTTTGTGATCGGATTTTTTGAATTTACCATGATGCGTACCGGCGGAAATCTTGATTCCAAAAAGTGGGCGGAGTTATTTCAAAGCTATATGTTCGGCGATAGATCTTTTATTGACGCAAATTTCGGTGACGGTCAGCAAATTTCAGTAATGCGCGCATTGCCGCATGAAGAAACTATCCGCGATGTAGATCACGTTGAAATTCTTGATTATGAAAAAGCTTCAGCTCTGATTGAACAGCAGAATCTGTTTGCAGTCGGGCTATGTTCATGCCGTCATGAAAAAATGCATCTCGGCAAGCAGGGGTGTGATGTAACTCTTGAGACTTGTACCTCAATGGGCGACGCTGCTCAGTTTTTAATCCGCAATAAGTTTGCCCGTGAGATTTCGCGCTCTGAAATGGAGGATATTCTGGCCCGTTCTAAAGATATGGGATTCACTCTTTCTACGGATAACGTCAAACATAATGCAGGATTCATCTGTCATTGCTGCGGATGTTGTTGCAACCTTATGCAGGGGATAAAATTTTCCGGCTATCCGGGAATGCTTGTTTCTTCCTCCTTTATTGCAAAATGTGATCTTGAAGGTTGCGCTGGTTGCGGGCTTTGCGCCAGCGCATGCCCAATTGATGCGATTACTATGATTGAAAAATCTGACTCTGACTCAGCCTCTTCCTCTAAGATAAAAAAATATGCTGAAATCAATCAGAAGCTTTGCCTTGGCTGCGGGGTCTGTGCTTTAAAGTGTAAGACCGGAGCGTTGCAAATGGATAAACGTGCACAGAAAGTTATCCATCCTGAAGACAGTTTTGAGCGTGTAATCCTGCAATCCCTTGAACGTGGAACCCTGCAAAATCTTATTTTTGATAATCCTAACAGTCGCAGTGAATCCTTTATGCGCGCCGTCCTTGGAGGTTTTCTTAAACTTTCTCCAGTCAAAAGAGGACTTATGAGTGAAACTTTGCGATCCCGTTTTCTCAACGCCCTCAGATGTAAAAAATAA
- a CDS encoding GAF domain-containing protein, whose protein sequence is MGKTRLYKAIYEITRAINSSLEPKKVLSRIAEKVATEMELKGCFIRLLDRSGEILLADASYGLSERYEKKGPVEVSKSRIDQEVLKGAILSIADVRNDDRFQYPEEAAKEGLVSLVVLPLTARGEKVIGVLRVYSAEKREFSDDELDFLRCVADLSGLALENARMFHALKRASELANDYIYRVDD, encoded by the coding sequence ATGGGTAAAACCAGACTCTACAAAGCGATTTATGAGATTACCAGAGCCATTAACTCCAGCTTGGAACCTAAGAAAGTTCTTTCCAGGATAGCCGAAAAGGTTGCCACGGAAATGGAACTGAAAGGATGTTTCATTCGTTTGCTTGATCGTAGTGGAGAGATCCTCTTAGCGGATGCTTCATACGGCCTAAGTGAAAGATACGAGAAAAAAGGGCCTGTTGAAGTTTCTAAAAGTCGTATTGATCAGGAAGTTTTGAAGGGCGCAATTTTAAGCATTGCCGATGTTCGTAACGATGATCGTTTCCAGTACCCCGAGGAAGCAGCAAAAGAAGGACTCGTTTCTTTGGTTGTTCTTCCACTGACTGCTCGCGGTGAAAAGGTTATCGGTGTGCTCAGAGTTTATTCAGCTGAAAAACGTGAGTTTTCAGACGATGAACTTGATTTCCTTAGATGCGTTGCAGATCTTTCAGGGCTTGCTTTGGAAAATGCGCGTATGTTCCATGCACTCAAGAGAGCAAGCGAACTCGCTAACGATTACATCTACCGGGTCGACGACTGA
- the gap gene encoding type I glyceraldehyde-3-phosphate dehydrogenase → MSKVKVGINGFGRIGRQVLKTIWERHRDTIEVVAVNDLFDIKTNALLCSRDTNYGKFPPEITVDGNIMQVGDDFTIKNFAERDPRKIPWGECGVDVVIECTGIFRTGEKAAQHLEGGAKKVIISAPASGEDITVVMGVNHKDYDPAKHNIISNASCTTNCLAPIVKVMHEKFGIEKGVMTTVHAYTNDQRILDQPHKDLRRARAAACNMIPTSTGAAKAVALVIPAMKGKFEGYSVRVPIPTVSLVDFVAVLQKDTTTEELKAVLKSASEGELKGILGYSEEPLVSSDYLADPRSSIVEADFTVVQGGNLAKVYAWYDNEWGYSCRVADLIDYIAKCGL, encoded by the coding sequence ATGAGTAAAGTAAAAGTAGGTATTAATGGATTCGGACGAATTGGTCGTCAGGTTCTTAAAACCATTTGGGAAAGGCATCGGGATACTATCGAAGTTGTTGCAGTAAACGACCTTTTCGATATTAAAACAAATGCACTTCTTTGTTCCAGAGATACAAATTACGGTAAATTTCCGCCTGAAATCACTGTTGATGGTAACATCATGCAGGTTGGTGACGATTTTACCATTAAGAACTTTGCAGAACGTGATCCTCGCAAAATCCCTTGGGGAGAATGCGGCGTAGATGTTGTTATTGAGTGTACCGGTATTTTCAGAACCGGAGAAAAAGCCGCTCAGCATCTGGAAGGCGGAGCAAAGAAAGTTATTATTTCCGCTCCGGCATCCGGAGAAGATATCACAGTCGTTATGGGCGTTAACCATAAAGACTATGATCCTGCCAAACATAATATTATTTCAAATGCATCTTGTACAACCAACTGCCTTGCACCGATTGTAAAAGTTATGCATGAAAAGTTCGGTATTGAAAAAGGTGTTATGACCACCGTTCATGCCTACACAAATGACCAGCGTATTCTTGACCAGCCGCATAAGGACCTTAGACGTGCCCGCGCCGCTGCATGTAATATGATTCCTACCTCCACAGGAGCAGCTAAGGCTGTTGCTTTGGTTATTCCTGCAATGAAAGGCAAGTTTGAAGGGTACTCCGTACGTGTTCCTATCCCTACAGTTTCTCTTGTAGACTTTGTTGCAGTGTTGCAGAAAGACACTACAACTGAAGAGCTTAAAGCTGTGCTTAAGAGTGCTTCTGAAGGCGAACTTAAAGGAATTCTCGGATATTCCGAAGAACCGCTTGTTTCTTCTGATTACCTTGCTGACCCACGCTCCAGTATTGTGGAAGCTGATTTCACAGTTGTTCAGGGCGGAAACCTTGCTAAAGTATACGCATGGTACGACAACGAGTGGGGTTACTCCTGCCGCGTTGCAGACCTGATTGATTACATAGCTAAGTGCGGACTGTAA
- a CDS encoding FAD-dependent oxidoreductase, whose product MSALTTEEKYRNYIPKESRDYLEKLFSEFDKVVSIEVYTKKGLHDDYNKFTLDLCRALDVFTDKIELHEYSLDSDMARKRSVDTTPTVLISPELYDIRFLGAPAGEEGRALIESLHLASLGPSAASDSTKEILAKLDSDRQIKVFTSPACPYCPGQAINAFKAAVAKPDKISAWCISTMENTDLAEKHKVGSVPHTDFNNKISFIGLEAEEKFMTQLLFLKPLDDILKEQRENGNESKQEKDEVYIDLVIIGSGPAGMSAGIYAKRSGLDCVIIDKQGVGGQIALTPKVENYPGFARIQGLDLVEILSAHAREYAEIRQFVEILDIEYGELIKIVTDKITYHAKGIMLATGVKVRMLEVPGESKFYGHGVSYCAMCDGNFYRGGKILIVGGGNTALTDALHLKNLDAEVTIVHRGDSFRGEKVLKDAVKKEGIEILWNCVITEVLGEDHVVGAKIKNTKDGSVFEKEADGVFVAIGQTPNTVLAQKLGVKLRDDGFIEVDSSQRTNLERVYAAGDVTGGVRQIITATGQGATAALAAFEDFSRIYTDESEPVKHIW is encoded by the coding sequence ATGAGTGCGCTTACAACAGAAGAAAAATACCGTAATTATATTCCCAAAGAAAGCCGTGATTATTTGGAAAAATTATTTTCCGAATTTGATAAAGTTGTTTCAATTGAAGTTTACACTAAAAAAGGGCTTCATGACGACTACAACAAGTTTACTCTTGATCTGTGCCGTGCTCTCGATGTTTTTACGGATAAGATTGAACTGCATGAATATTCACTGGATTCTGACATGGCTCGCAAGCGGAGCGTGGATACAACTCCGACAGTCCTGATATCCCCAGAATTATATGATATCAGATTTTTAGGAGCCCCCGCCGGTGAAGAGGGCAGGGCCCTTATTGAATCACTGCACCTTGCTTCGCTAGGGCCGTCTGCTGCTTCAGACAGTACAAAAGAAATTCTGGCCAAGCTGGATTCTGACCGACAGATTAAAGTATTTACCAGCCCTGCTTGCCCCTACTGCCCCGGACAAGCCATAAACGCATTTAAAGCCGCTGTAGCCAAACCTGATAAAATATCTGCATGGTGCATATCGACCATGGAAAACACTGATTTAGCTGAAAAACACAAAGTAGGATCAGTGCCGCACACTGATTTTAATAACAAAATTTCTTTCATAGGCCTTGAAGCCGAAGAAAAATTTATGACTCAGCTGCTTTTCCTTAAACCACTGGATGACATACTTAAAGAACAACGCGAAAATGGGAACGAATCGAAGCAGGAAAAGGATGAAGTCTACATTGATTTGGTAATTATAGGTTCCGGTCCGGCAGGAATGAGTGCAGGGATATACGCTAAGAGAAGCGGTTTAGATTGCGTAATCATTGATAAACAAGGCGTAGGCGGACAAATCGCCTTAACTCCAAAAGTCGAAAACTATCCCGGATTTGCGCGTATTCAAGGGTTAGACCTTGTTGAAATACTCAGTGCCCATGCACGTGAATATGCTGAAATAAGACAATTTGTTGAAATTTTGGATATTGAATACGGAGAACTTATTAAAATTGTAACTGACAAAATAACTTACCACGCTAAAGGTATCATGCTCGCAACCGGGGTAAAAGTACGCATGCTTGAAGTACCCGGTGAAAGCAAATTCTACGGGCATGGAGTCAGCTATTGTGCCATGTGTGACGGCAATTTTTATCGCGGCGGAAAAATTCTCATTGTCGGCGGAGGAAATACAGCCCTGACGGACGCTCTCCACCTGAAAAATCTCGATGCCGAAGTAACCATAGTCCATCGCGGAGACTCTTTCAGAGGCGAAAAAGTGCTAAAGGATGCTGTAAAAAAGGAAGGAATTGAAATTTTATGGAATTGCGTCATCACTGAAGTACTCGGAGAGGATCACGTTGTTGGAGCAAAAATTAAAAACACAAAAGACGGCTCTGTATTTGAGAAAGAAGCAGACGGCGTTTTCGTTGCAATAGGACAAACTCCGAATACTGTTCTCGCACAGAAATTAGGTGTTAAACTTCGCGATGACGGATTCATAGAAGTAGACAGTTCTCAGCGCACTAACCTTGAAAGAGTTTACGCTGCTGGAGATGTAACAGGTGGAGTCCGTCAGATTATTACAGCGACAGGACAGGGAGCAACTGCTGCTTTAGCGGCATTTGAAGACTTCAGCCGCATTTATACTGATGAGAGCGAACCTGTTAAACATATTTGGTAA
- a CDS encoding radical SAM protein: MSCLRLNHPEPNRPKTRIWPIFMPFMGCPARCVYCSQERQTGTAAKGLNKIYQAITEEIPSFFSNSNRKPLELAFFGGTFTALPMEWQVRFLNAAKKLKEKGFITKVRCSTRPDCIDFDSLKALSECGLDMVELGIQCFSAHTLKRSGRNYTPETAVKACETVKKAGLSLGIQLLPGLPGSKEGDFQTDIDKTISLSPDAVRIYPCLTVKGTALEKLYNAGKYAPWSLEKTEEELSTALLKLWTHKIHVIRLGVASEDGFQSNIIAGPAHPALGQIIRSKALYLFILKNLASLNSKLKKIVIPSKYSGEFWGHKGSLKPLYAQFKITPDNSSFSNEDIFKFYT, translated from the coding sequence ATGAGTTGTCTTCGCCTAAATCACCCCGAACCGAACCGCCCGAAAACCCGTATCTGGCCTATCTTTATGCCGTTTATGGGCTGTCCGGCACGTTGCGTATACTGCTCACAAGAAAGACAAACTGGTACTGCCGCTAAGGGATTAAACAAAATATATCAAGCTATTACCGAAGAAATACCATCTTTTTTTTCAAATTCAAACCGTAAACCTCTTGAATTAGCTTTTTTCGGCGGAACTTTTACTGCTCTTCCTATGGAATGGCAGGTTCGATTTTTAAACGCTGCAAAAAAACTTAAAGAAAAAGGTTTCATCACAAAAGTAAGATGCTCCACCAGACCGGATTGCATCGATTTTGATAGCCTCAAAGCACTTTCTGAATGCGGACTGGATATGGTTGAACTCGGTATTCAATGTTTTTCAGCTCACACACTAAAGAGATCAGGTAGAAACTACACTCCTGAAACAGCTGTCAAAGCATGTGAAACCGTCAAAAAAGCCGGACTTTCCCTTGGCATTCAACTTTTACCGGGTTTGCCAGGTTCCAAAGAGGGTGATTTTCAAACTGATATTGATAAAACTATTTCTCTCTCCCCGGATGCTGTAAGGATTTACCCCTGCCTCACTGTAAAAGGGACTGCGCTAGAGAAACTATACAACGCAGGCAAATACGCCCCTTGGAGTTTAGAAAAAACAGAAGAAGAGCTGTCAACCGCACTATTAAAACTTTGGACTCATAAAATTCATGTCATCAGATTAGGAGTTGCTTCTGAGGATGGATTTCAAAGTAATATAATAGCAGGCCCAGCGCACCCTGCGCTTGGGCAGATAATACGATCTAAAGCACTATATTTATTTATTTTAAAAAATTTAGCTTCTTTAAATTCAAAATTAAAAAAAATTGTTATTCCATCGAAATACTCTGGAGAATTCTGGGGGCATAAAGGTTCTCTTAAGCCGCTCTACGCACAATTTAAAATTACCCCAGACAACAGTAGCTTCAGTAATGAAGATATATTTAAATTTTATACTTAA